A single window of Channa argus isolate prfri chromosome 10, Channa argus male v1.0, whole genome shotgun sequence DNA harbors:
- the lrrtm2 gene encoding leucine-rich repeat transmembrane neuronal protein 2, producing MGFHSRWPLVGRAPAALCLCVISMLLVCLLPPASCTTCPQKCRCEDLQFYCDTQGLQAPPDGVDKGALGLSLRHNSITELSPDQFYGFSQLTWLHLDHNQITTVQEDAFQGLYKLKDLNLSSNRITKLPNTTFIHLINLQILDLSFNQMTALEPELFHGLRKLQILHLRSNLLRTTPVRAFWDCRSLEYLGLSSNRLRSLARNGFAGLIKLKELHLEHNQLTKINLAHFPRLVALQFLYLQWNKISNLTCGMEWTWTTLEKLDLTGNEIRVLTPDVFQTLPNLKILLLDNNKLSSLDPQVMDMWQSLGTIGLSSNLWECTKRICSLATWLSTFKGRWEHSILCHSPEYAQGEEILDAVYGFQLCQNFSAPVVQTISTTTDATTATEVTSSLFGIMQPTPTQDYAEDFGSFTTVTTTTTTTQIQRAAQVTTATLEEAAVTEDFSAMDNTVMTQRVIIGTMALLFSFFFIIFVVYISRKCCPPTLRRIRHCSAIQNRRQMRTQQRQPMADLATQVPYNEYEPSHEEGALVIINGYGQCKCQQLPYKECEV from the coding sequence GTTTCCATTCAAGGTGGCCATTGGTGGGACGTGCACCAGCggctctgtgtctgtgtgtgatcaGCATGCTCCTGGTGTGCCTGCTGCCTCCTGCATCATGCACAACCTGCCCCCAAAAATGCCGCTGTGAAGACCTGCAGTTCTACTGCGACACCCAGGGGCTTCAGGCACCACCAGATGGTGTGGACAAGGGGGCCCTTGGGTTGTCACTACGTCACAATAGCATTACTGAGCTCAGCCCTGATCAATTCTACGGCTTTAGCCAGCTCACCTGGCTACATCTAGATCACAATCAGATTACCACAGTACAGGAGGATGCCTTTCAAGGGCTCTACAAGCTGAAGGACCTCAATTTGAGCTCAAATCGTATCACCAAGTTGCCCAACACAACCTTCATCCACCTCATCAATCTCCAGATACTGGACCTGTCTTTCAATCAGATGACTGCACTGGAACCAGAACTGTTTCATGGACTGAGGAAACTCCAGATACTCCACCTTCGCTCTAATTTACTCCGCACCACACCTGTTCGTGCATTCTGGGACTGCCGAAGCCTGGAATATCTGGGCCTGAGCAGCAACCGTTTACGTAGTCTGGCTCGAAATGGATTTGCTGGGCTCATCAAGCTTAAGGAGCTCCACTTGGAGCACAATCAGCTGACCAAGATCAACTTGGCCCATTTCCCCCGCCTAGTTGCCCTCCAATTCCTATATCTGCAATGGAATAAGATCAGCAACCTAACATGTGGCATGGAATGGACCTGGACCACTTTAGAGAAGCTGGATCTCACTGGTAATGAAATTCGTGTGCTGACACCTGATGTGTTTCAAACGCTGCCAAATTTAAAGATTTTGCTACTGGATAACAACAAACTAAGCAGTTTGGACCCCCAAGTTATGGATATGTGGCAATCTTTGGGAACCATTGGCCTGTCTAGCAACCTCTGGGAATGTACCAAAAGGATTTGCTCTCTGGCCACCTGGCTAAGCACCTTTAAGGGAAGGTGGGAACATTCCATTCTCTGCCACAGCCCTGAGTACGCCCAAGGTGAGGAGATATTGGATGCTGTTTATGGATTCCAGCTTTGCCAGAATTTTTCAGCGCCAGTTGTTCAGACAATTAGTACAACCACAGACGCTACTACGGCAACAGAGGTCACAAGCTCCCTGTTTGGAATTATGCAGCCGACCCCCACGCAGGACTATGCAGAGGATTTTGGGAGCTTTACCACAGTAActactacaacaaccacaacacaaaTACAACGGGCTGCTCAAGTAACTACCGCTACGTTAGAAGAGGCAGCTGTAACTGAGGACTTCTCAGCAATGGACAACACTGTTATGACTCAAAGGGTTATCATTGGAACTATGGCCCTtctattttcattctttttcatcattttcgTTGTGTATATCTCACGGAAGTGCTGCCCTCCCACCCTGCGCCGGATACGCCACTGTTCGGCTATTCAGAACCGCAGACAGATGAGGACCCAGCAGAGGCAGCCTATGGCAGATCTAGCTACACAGGTACCCTATAATGAGTACGAGCCCAGCCATGAAGAGGGTGCACTTGTGATCATCAACGGCTATGGGCAGTGCAAATGTCAGCAACTGCCTTACAAAGAGTGTGAAGTATAA